CCAACGTGCTGGTCATGAGCCTTGCGAAGAACAAGATGCTCGGCTCGGTGCGGGTCTATGCAATCTCATCGGGCGGCAAGGAAATGACGGAGTCTGCGGCGGCTGCGGACGCCGGTGGAGCGCCCTTCGTCAGAAACTTCCATTTCCGCCGCCCGAGGTGAGCCAGCCGCTTTACCGGCAGTGACATAAAGGCAATCGGCGTGATCGGCAGGCGGGATCGTGGCGATCATCCTATGGCGCGATCAGCGCCAATCAACAGCGGAGAAAATCATGAAGTTGTTGGTGCTCCTCAGCGCCGCGGTGCTGTCGGCGTGCGCCGGCGATACGTCGGCGGTGGCATTCCCGCCGCGCATGGTCGTCGCCTATCGCGATCTGCGGCTTGATGCCGCAGATGATCGCGCCAGACTGGTACGCCGGGTCGACCTTGCTGCTGGCTCCTTCTGCAAGGCTTACGACCCGATGGACCCAGATACGCGCTTCGATGCTCAGCTGGCGAGCGAGCGGAACTGTCCCGGTGCTGCCGCTATTCTGCTGGCGCAGCATATGCCTGCGAACGTCCGACGGGCGTATCGTGCGGGGCGTCGAGAACAAGGTCCAAGCCGAATACCGGCGATGCGCAAACCGAAAAGGCCTGCCTCGAATTGGCGCCGTCTAGGGGCGGAAGCCGGGGCGACAGCGCCCGCTTTCCGTTGTCGGGTGCTGATCGCGCCAAACCTGCAGCGCGAGACTTACTCGCCAGTGCATATTGTGGAGCGAAGGCGAAGAAGTATGTGATCTCCTCGCTCAGGCGAGCCGCCGGGTGACCGCAATGCCCGCCCGCATACCGATGAACAAACAGAAGTGTCGGCTCTTACTCGAAGCCGACACTGGGGGAGCCGCGATACAATGACGGCTTCGTTCCAGTTCCAGTCCCTGCAGCGCGGATCCGAGCGTCGGTCGTTTGCGTCCGCTTCTGCTGAAACCGCCATTCGGGTTGTGCAAACTGGCGGTTCAGCTTTCGCCCAAAATCGGCCGTTCAGATCTTTGATTGGCGATCCTAAAAGCCGTCATTCAATAGGTGGGCTAATTCACATTGTCCCATCCCCGACGCTCGGCTTTGGTCAAGAAACATTGGAGACAGGCTGTGTGAAGTCGGGCGGTTAGACGCTCATCGTCCTAGGGTTGGGCGCCAGTTCCGCTTCGGGGTCCCCAAACGGAGTTCCGCCAACCTAGGTCCGCTTCCAGTGATTGGGATTGCTGATCGTTGAAACCGCTTTACGCGGCCAGGCGATGTAGTGAGGCAATCACGCGGTCCTGCCGGTATGGCTTGGGGAAGAAGACAGCCTCTGCAGGCATCACTGTGCTTGGAGGCAAGGGCTTTCCCGACGTGATGATGATCTTAATTGGAGGCCAGCGGTCGCGAATGCACGCGGCGAGCTTAATGCCGTCCAGTCCGCCGGGCATGTCGATGTCGGTAAAGACGATCCTTATGTCCGGTCTGCTCTCCAATATCGCGATGGCCTCGGCGGCGCTGGCTGCTTCCAACGCTTCGTAGCCGGCATCTTCGACCACCTGTGCCGCGAAAAGCCGCAACAACGGCTCGTCCTCAACGACAAGGACGATTGGGACGGAAGCTTTACGAGTATCAATCATCGTTTCCTGCTACGCCTATACCAAGTGCTCGATGGAGGCTCGCAGGTCGGCCTCGAGTCCTTCGGACTCATAGCGAAGTTCAGTTCCGCCCGTCCCAGTCAGACCAAGTTGTATCAGTCTGGAGCCAAAGCCTTTCTTGCTAGGCGCGGCAATAGGGGGCCCGCCGCGCTCGCGCCAGCGAACTATCAGCGAAGCAGTCGGGCCGCTTCCGTCAATACTCCATGTCAGTTCGACGCGACCATCCTCCGTGCACAGTGAGCCATATTTGCATGCATTCGTCATCAGCTCATGAACGATGAGGGAAAAAGATAGCGCGGCGCGTGCGCCTAGCGGAACCGAAGGACCATCAAGGGTGACGCGCTCAACGAAGCCGACCGTTTCCACCACAGCTTCGGCCACCGTTCGCAGGTCAGCGTCCTTCCAGCTCTTCTGAACCAAAACGTCGTGGGCGGCACTCAGCGCCACGAGGCGGCGCTCGAAGCTCTCCACCGGCTCGCGCTCGGAAACGGCGCGCAAAGTCTGACTAGCGATCGCCTGAACCATCGAAAGCATGTTCTTGAGGCGGTGATTGATCTCGCCGTTGAGAATGCTTTGCTGCTGTTCCGCGCGCAGGCGAGCGACACCCGCCTCAAGCCGATCTGCAACTCCGCGGAGGAATAGCAGCTCGTCAGTTGTCCATATGCGCGGTCGTGCGGCGTTGACGATGAAGATGGCGACCGTGCGTCCGCGCTCCCGCACCGGCATGTTGACCAGTGCGTTGATGTCGAGCGCGTGCATCGCAGCTGTCGTATCTGAGGTCCGGTGATCGGTCGTCACGTCCTCGATCACAAGCGGTTCGCCCGCCACCAGCTCGTGGCGAAGTGCACCGTAATCGTTGAAACGGTGACGCCCAGCGATGCTAGCAACACCCGGTGCGGTCCAGTCCGCCTCCACGTCGACAATCTCCACGTCTGGGTCGACGACCCCGAAACTCGCCCGTTCAACCTTGAGGACACGCCCTACTATGGCAGCCACCCCCGCGGTCATATTAACCGCCCCATCGCTAGCGCGGATGCGCTCGCCAATTTCGATCAGCGCCGATTGTAGCTCTAGCAGCCGCGCACTGGTCTGAGCAGCGAGCCGGAGATCGAGCTGATCCGACACCTGACGTCCCAAGGCGCGCAGGAGTGTTGCCTGTTCGTGCGTAAGCCCTTCCGGGCGCGGCCTCGTATCGATTACACATAGCCGTCCTACCACAACCCCGGAGCGGAGGATCAGGGGTGCGCCTGCATAGAAGCGAAATGCTCGCTCGCCGACTACGAGCGGATTCAATGCGGTATTGGGATCACAGGTCAGATCGGGGATGATCAGCATGTCGGCATCGTCCACGTCGATCTGGCACACCGACTGAGCGATCTCGGTCTGCCCGACGTCGAGGCCAACGCGGGCCTTAAACCACTGCCGGTCATGATCGAGGAGGCTGATTAGCGCGATCGGCGTATCGCACGTACGCGAAGCGATAAAGACGATGTCATCGAACGCCTGCTCTTCCGGAGTGTCGAGTACCGCCAACTCCCTCAGCGCGCCTGCGCGACGTACGGCCGGACCATGTGGCAATTTTCGCCCCCTTTGAATAGCCTGGCCGTCCCCCCGGACTTCCAACTTGGACAGCCCTAGGTGCATTCGTAGTGGGATGATAGGTGGAAATTGCGATACGATGCGCGGCGAAAAAGCTCATGGCGGTCTGCGTTCGTTCGCCTCGTGGTTCTGAATGAAACTCGATACGCCGCTAGCCCCGCCAATCAGCTCTTCTAGACGGCAGCTACTGAGCTTTTCCGCTTAAAAACCAGCACGTCCGCTTCCCACCATTTTCCGCCATGGCGGCTCCCGCCCCAATGGCAGACTCTACCGCGACAATCTATCGAGAAGAGCGATACGCTCATGATCCTTCGCGCGGCCGAACCTTTCGAACATTGCTCGCAATTCCCAGATCTCGGGAACGAATAGGGTGGCAGACTCCACGCGGATTTGTTGACGGGTCGCCGGCTTCATGGGACGCCAGACTCCATCCAGCTCTCGCAGCATGAAGTTAGCCATGAACTCCACAACCAACGGGCACTCCGTCCACTGGCCGAAAGCTTCGGATCGAAAGCGGGGATGATCCGACGGGGGCGCTTTCCTAATCCCAACGCGCGAAAAAATACGGCGTGCGTCGGAAACGCTCACCATCACGTCCACGTCAGAAACCGTGATAGGGTGCGCGCCGTGGATCGCTGCAGCAGCGCCAGAAATAATCCACCATGGATCGCGAGCCTCGGTCATCAGCGATGCTGTGGCAATGACGGTTTTTTGCAAAGCGGCAGACAAGGGCGGCATCGGTTTGCGGATGCCGGAAAGCCATAGGGGTCGCAAGCATTGATCCCGTGATACCTCGAGCTTCGCTGCTTATGTCGGCTCTCCACCAATTTCAGTCGCCGACAGGGCTCGTCGAGGGTCTGTACGGCTGCGTCTGCTTTTGGAGAGGTCAATCGCGTCCTTGGATGTCCGACTTTGGGCGCGCTCCTGCCTGGCGCCCCTGCCCTCCTCCGCGCGACCGTTACCGCCCCAAGAGCTGACGTTTGTCGCGATGAGGCAAGTCGAGCGACTTACGCCAGAGGAGCATCAGCAAATGGCTCAACCGTTCGCCAAAAGAGACGGAAACGGCGCCTCGATCATTTGAGCGCAAAGAAAGGGACGCCCGCTCAACCGGTACCCCTTACCTGATCGGCTCCACCAGGGGAGCTTGGAATATGGTTTTGTTGAAGGACAAGGTAGCCGTCGTCACCGGTGCCAGCTCGGGGATCGGGCGAGCGGCAGCAAAACTCTTTGCGACTCATGGCGCGTCCGTGGTGCTGGTCGCCAGGCGGCAAGCGTCTCTGGAGAGGGTCGTTGCTGAAATCCAGGGCCAAGGTGGCCGCGCACTCGCAATTGTGGGTGACGTTACGGAGGAGCGTACCCATGGTCATGCCATCGATGCGGCGCGCTCAACCTTCGGCGGCTTGCATATTGCGTTCAACAACGCCGGACTGGTCGGAACCATGGCACCCCTGGCAAATATCTCGCTTCAGCAATGGTCAGAGGTGCTCATGACAAACCTCACCGCCGCTTTCCTGGGCGCCCGCTCGCAGATCCCGGCGATGTTGGAAGAAGGCGGTGGGACGCTCGTCTTCACCGGCAGCTTTGTTGGCAACAGTGTCGGGCTACCAGGCATGAGCGCTTATGGCGCTGCAAAGGCGGGGCTTCTAGGGCTCGTCCGCAGCATAGCGGCTGACTATGCGGCTGCCGGTATCCGCGCGAACGCGCTGCTACCCGGAGGCACAGCGACCGAAATGGCTGGCGACGCGGCCCAGCAGGCGTGGGCTGCTGGTCTTCACGCGATGAAGCGCATTGCTCGACCCGAGGAGATTGCCCAGGCCGCTCTGTTTCTCGCCAGCGACATGTCCAGCTTCGTCACAGGGTCGGCTCTATGGGCAGATGGTGGCAACTCCGCGGTCAAGCTCTAAACCACCTCAACTTGGGCAATCCAGCCCATCGACACTCCCGGTCGCAGAATGGGCGGCTCTGAAGCTTTGTACGGCGATGATCCTCATGGAACTTCCCGTTCCAGAATTGCGTCCCGAGTGGGAGGACCAGGCATTATCGTTGATCGATGATGGTTAGTTCGCCTCTCTTTACGACATTGAACACGGTGGGAAACGTCATGGTTGAAGCGTGTGATCCTTGGTGGATCATCGGGAGCGCAGCCGTCGCCCTGCATAGCGCTGACGCGGGCGATGTTGCGGATGTGGACGTGTTGTTGAGCGTCGCCGACGCACGAAGCATCCTGCGCACGATCGGCATAGACCTTAAGCCCGGATCGACGCACGCTGCATTTTGGTCCAGCATTTTCGGTACGTGGACCGGTTCGACAGCGTTACTAGTGGAGTTCATGGCGAGTTTTTGCCATCGGCTCGGTGAGGCTTGGCAGCCGATTCAGCCCGCCACACGGCACTGCTTTGATGTGGGTGGCACGTCTGTCTTTGTCCCTGAGAAACCGAGTTACATGCAATCCTGACCGCATTTGGCCGGCCAAAGGATGTAAAGCGCGCCCGTGAACTCGCGGCCGTGGTGTAGAAGCTTCCCGTTTAAGTCTTTTACGGCGGCCGTTACACTGCGGCGCAGGGTTTTAGCCGTTGGGGATCAGGCCGGCAGCCCTGAGATGCGTAACGGCAGATCGAGCCACAGGCGCCGTTACACCGTTGCTGAGCAAAAGCTTCATTGAGCGGGCGTTGCCTTGGACGGATACCACGGCATGGCTCGCGACCCACCATGACCGATGCGTTCGCAAGCCCGGTACCTCCATGGCATCGATCGCGCGGCCCAATGAAATCAGGACCATCTCCGAGCGCGTGGACCGATGCACCCGAACGTAGTGGTCCTCCACCTGCAGTGCCAGCACGTCTTGCCCCAGTCGGGCGATGATCTCATCAGCCGGCGAGAGCGCGCTATTTTCTTTTGCAGCCCCTGCGGGGCGGCGTAACGCGAAGCCAATCGCTGCCATGCCAACGACCCCGATCGTCGCCGTCTGCGCGAACCATCGAAGAACCGACAGGTCAAACGACCGCAATTCGGGCCACAGCAAGAATGCCACCGCGCGCGTCGAAAGTGCTTCCGGGATGCTGGCGAGCAGTGTCGCTCCAACCAGCGCCAGCCACCATCTCGGCGACCCACACACCGTCAGGGCGGAGACGATCCTGTACGCCGAACCATAAAGGATTAGCCCCAGCAGCATCGCGCCGACCCAATAAGCAAGGAGCCGAACCGGGCCGCCATTCATGTAGCTGCCGAACGGTCCCATAATCGCCAACAGAACGCCGACTGCGATTGTCATGCCGGCCCAGCGCATCGGCGTCGCCGTGCGGTGAGCTGTGGGATCAGGCGAGGTTGGGCGTATCACGTCCTCTCCTATCGCGGGCGAGCCGCCAAGCGAAGCCCATTTGCCGACTGGCGAACCCATTCACCCATTCACGAAATCGGGCTTTCGAGGGTGACATCAGGCGGCCAACAGACTCCAGTTCAACATGGAGTTCAATCATGCCGATACGTCTTTTCCTTGCCGCCTTGTTTCTCATCGTCGTCATGCCACCGGCGAACGCTCAATCTGCGCAAGTCGGTTTCGAGCGGCAAGTGGCAGGGGATGGCATCGAGCTAGGCGTCTGGTACCCGGCTTCTGGCACGCCCTCTCACCAGCGGCTGGGGCTTTACGCACAGGATGTCGTGCCCGGCGCAGTCGTCGCCGAAAGCCCGCATCCCCTGATCGTGATCTCGCATGGAAGCGGGGGTGATTTCGCTGGCCATGTTGATACCGCGGTGGCGCTTGCGCGCGCCGGCTTCATCGTCGCCGCCTTGACTCACCCAGGCGACAATTGGCGCGACAGCAGCCGGGCCACCGAGGTCGAGCGGCGCCCGGCTGCGCTCAGCGCCACTATCTCGTACATGCTGCAGGCGTGGCACGGACACCACGCCATCGATAAGGATCGTATCGGCGCGTTCGGCTTTTCGGCGGGCGGGTTCACCGTCCTTGCCGCCGCTGGCGGGACGCCGGACCTTACTCGTCTTCCTGCCCACTGCGCGGCACATCCCGCTTTCTTTGATTGCACGCTGATCAAGGCGCATCCTCCGACCGTGTCGACGTCATGGCCCAAGCTGCGCGACGATCGCATCAAAGCGATCGTTGTTGCCGCGCCCGCCTTGGGCTTTACCTTTACCCCCGCCAACCTTGCCGGCGTTCGCCTACCGGTTCAACTCTGGCGCGCTGATGAGGATCACGTCCTTCCCGCGCCATTCTATGCGGATGCGATCAGGGCTGCGCTACCACGCAAGCCCGAATTCCACACCGTTCCGAGTGCCGGTCACTTCGATTTTCTTACTCCCTGCGCAGTTCCCACCGCAGCTCCGATTATCTGCCAGAGTGCACCGGGGTTCGACCGCGCAGCCTTTCACACAGCGTTCAATACGGCCGTGGTGAACTTCTTCGCGTCTCACCTGGGTGCGAAGCGGCGCAGCTGAGTGCGTTGCAGCCGGCTTCCTTTCTGGCACGGGATCGGGAGCCGGCCAGGCTAGCGATCAACACTGTTTAGGCGACGCTCTATGACGTCAGCTAACCTCTGTATGGCTTCCACAAGCCGAGCGTCCGCTTTCCACCACTTCCAGCCGCCGACCGCGAGGATTGAGGGGCCGCCGTTTGCGTCCGCTTTCAGGAAGGTCGAACGGCCCCCTGAATGTCCGACTTTGGGCGCGCAGGTGCCCTGTCCGTCAATCACTCACCAGTAGACATCTACTCCATCGCGTGGTGATCGGCCTGCCCCCTTAGATCGCTATCAACGCTCCGATTACTTAGGTCAAGAAGGCGGCACTGCGTGCACTTAGACAGACCTAAGCCACTTGGGGCGTCTCGGATCGCACGATTCGTTGTCGTTTGCTGCCGCCGAAACCCAGGGGGGCAGCCGTTTGCCGAAGTGATCGAGGTCGACGATGTCCATCGCTTTACCGCTTGCCAGGGAAAGACCGGCATAGCGTGAAATGGTTAATCAGCTGCGACGGGGTGCCTGGCCATTGGACGCAGCGTCCCACTCTTACTGGTGTACGTCCACTCCCGTGCTCGCAGCCGCACGAAGACCTCGTGGAACACGATCGTACAAGGTTGCCGCGAATTGGGGACAATTAAGGTGCGTGCGGTACTTCTCCCTACCTCGTCGATCACAAAGTTGCCATGTTAAAGGGATACCGCGAGTACTTGATCGGGAGGGAATAATGGTGCGTTCAGAGTTGGTGAGCTGCCTGCTTCAGGAGAATGCGAGCCTTGCAGCTGCAGAGGTAGAGCACATTGTTTCAATCTTCTTTGATGAGATCGTCGGGCAGCTTCGCAATGGTGGTCGTGTGGAACTGCGCGGTTTTGGCACCTTCTCGGCGCGAACGAGAGATGCCCGGACCGGGAGAAATCCACGTACCGGAGAAGCTGTCGAGGTGGACTCGACGAATGTCCCCTATTTCAAGCCTGGTAAGGAGATGAGGCAGCGCTTGAACGCGTAGGCACCGTCGGCGGGTTTCCTGTTCCTAGGAGCACCACCGCCTTCGCGCTTGTAGCTGATCGGCTGGGATGGGCTGGCGAGGGATGGGTCAGGCCCGTGGCGGCAACCAAGGCGGCTCGAATGCTAGCTGTCGGAGCGGCAAAGGCGATAAATTTTGGAGTTTCGCCACGTCTACCAACTTAATCCTGTGATCGCTGCGGGCAATAAGCCCCTCCCGTTCCATGTCTCGGATCGTTCGATTGACATGCACCGACGTCAGACCGAGGAGGTCGCCCAGCACTTCCTGCGTAAGTGGCAGGTCGAAGGCATCGTCTTCTACCAATCCAAGCGGCGCGAGCCGCGCGCGAAGGTCGAGTAGAAGCCTGCTCAACCGCGCCCTTGCTGATGCGTGGCCGACTGCCGCGAGCATATCTATGAGACTGAGCCGCTCAATCTGGACCGCCATGGTGAACAGGGCTGCCACGCGCGGAGCAAGCGTGTAGAGATCGCGGAACCGAGTATATGGAACATACGCGGTCACGGCGTCCGTGATGCACGTCAAGGTGTGGGCAGCCGTCTGGAGGGCCATGCTCGGCGTGCCTAGGATGTCGCCAGGCAAATGCACTTTCTGAATCAGACGCCTGCCACCGCGGAGCACGATCGACGACGAGATCCACCCCGCATTATGAAGGTGAAAGCCGCTGAGTTGGTCGCCTTCCCGCTGGAATGTTTCGCCGCGTCGCCTCTGGGTCTCTATGGGACCAAGCTCACGCAGAGCGCGTTCCTCCAGGTCAGTCAGGTTTGCCAAAGCTCGATATCTGTGAATCGGATAAGGCACCGGTCATCCCTGTTTGACGTTCGTCGAGCAATGCGCCGCCAGCAGCTGTATGCGCCAAAGCGCAAGCTACCTCCCTGTGTCGAGGGGCAGATTTCAGAACTGATATTCATATATGCGCAGGATACAACTAGCCAGCGGCAGTCGGGCCGCCATCTCCAATGGTGCATGAGACCGCCGAGTCACCGAACCGTCGAGGGGCGAGGGGGTTGGGATTGGTGGAACTGATGCCTTCGGCTTTCCCTTCCTTCGGCCCCTCCAAGCGCAGCATCGGAACATCAGCAGAGCACAAGGAACTGCGAATAAGGCTCAAGAATTTCCGCTTAGAGGGATCGCACGACAGCCTTCTGACGGCGGGAAGTGGGCGCGCTGCTGCCTGGCGCCCCTGCCCTCCTCCGCGCGACCTTTACCGCCCAATCCCGGTCATTAGATAAACTTAATGCGTTTTTTGGAGCGGACTAGCCAAAACGCTTTCGCGCCAGGCTCGAAGCGCGGCGGCCGCGCGGCCAATTATCGAACTACGTGCTCCCGGACCGCCGCGACACCTTGAAGAATGTTGTCGACTACGAACTTCGGTGCTTCGTGCGGCAGGCCATGGCCAGCCCGTTCGGCGACGTTCTGATGCGCATTGGTCGACAGCGACAGATATCCGCGCTGCATTTGCTGCGTTGCGTCTTCCAGCTTGACGGCAAGCGGCTCCGACAAGCCGGGCACCATGCGGAAGCGCGGGCTGTGCGTAGCGATGATGACCGGCTTGCTGCCAAGCGAGGTGAGGAGATGCGCCTGCCTCGCGCTTGCCCGCATATCCAGCCGTTCTTCGTTTTTGCTGGGATCCGTCTGCATACTGATAAGAAAGGAGCGTGCCTC
This genomic interval from Sphingomonas sp. contains the following:
- a CDS encoding prolyl oligopeptidase family serine peptidase; translation: MPIRLFLAALFLIVVMPPANAQSAQVGFERQVAGDGIELGVWYPASGTPSHQRLGLYAQDVVPGAVVAESPHPLIVISHGSGGDFAGHVDTAVALARAGFIVAALTHPGDNWRDSSRATEVERRPAALSATISYMLQAWHGHHAIDKDRIGAFGFSAGGFTVLAAAGGTPDLTRLPAHCAAHPAFFDCTLIKAHPPTVSTSWPKLRDDRIKAIVVAAPALGFTFTPANLAGVRLPVQLWRADEDHVLPAPFYADAIRAALPRKPEFHTVPSAGHFDFLTPCAVPTAAPIICQSAPGFDRAAFHTAFNTAVVNFFASHLGAKRRS
- a CDS encoding LytTR family DNA-binding domain-containing protein, coding for MTIAVGVLLAIMGPFGSYMNGGPVRLLAYWVGAMLLGLILYGSAYRIVSALTVCGSPRWWLALVGATLLASIPEALSTRAVAFLLWPELRSFDLSVLRWFAQTATIGVVGMAAIGFALRRPAGAAKENSALSPADEIIARLGQDVLALQVEDHYVRVHRSTRSEMVLISLGRAIDAMEVPGLRTHRSWWVASHAVVSVQGNARSMKLLLSNGVTAPVARSAVTHLRAAGLIPNG
- a CDS encoding SDR family oxidoreductase; amino-acid sequence: MVLLKDKVAVVTGASSGIGRAAAKLFATHGASVVLVARRQASLERVVAEIQGQGGRALAIVGDVTEERTHGHAIDAARSTFGGLHIAFNNAGLVGTMAPLANISLQQWSEVLMTNLTAAFLGARSQIPAMLEEGGGTLVFTGSFVGNSVGLPGMSAYGAAKAGLLGLVRSIAADYAAAGIRANALLPGGTATEMAGDAAQQAWAAGLHAMKRIARPEEIAQAALFLASDMSSFVTGSALWADGGNSAVKL
- a CDS encoding response regulator — translated: MIDTRKASVPIVLVVEDEPLLRLFAAQVVEDAGYEALEAASAAEAIAILESRPDIRIVFTDIDMPGGLDGIKLAACIRDRWPPIKIIITSGKPLPPSTVMPAEAVFFPKPYRQDRVIASLHRLAA
- a CDS encoding sensor histidine kinase, whose product is MAVLDTPEEQAFDDIVFIASRTCDTPIALISLLDHDRQWFKARVGLDVGQTEIAQSVCQIDVDDADMLIIPDLTCDPNTALNPLVVGERAFRFYAGAPLILRSGVVVGRLCVIDTRPRPEGLTHEQATLLRALGRQVSDQLDLRLAAQTSARLLELQSALIEIGERIRASDGAVNMTAGVAAIVGRVLKVERASFGVVDPDVEIVDVEADWTAPGVASIAGRHRFNDYGALRHELVAGEPLVIEDVTTDHRTSDTTAAMHALDINALVNMPVRERGRTVAIFIVNAARPRIWTTDELLFLRGVADRLEAGVARLRAEQQQSILNGEINHRLKNMLSMVQAIASQTLRAVSEREPVESFERRLVALSAAHDVLVQKSWKDADLRTVAEAVVETVGFVERVTLDGPSVPLGARAALSFSLIVHELMTNACKYGSLCTEDGRVELTWSIDGSGPTASLIVRWRERGGPPIAAPSKKGFGSRLIQLGLTGTGGTELRYESEGLEADLRASIEHLV
- a CDS encoding HU family DNA-binding protein, whose amino-acid sequence is MVRSELVSCLLQENASLAAAEVEHIVSIFFDEIVGQLRNGGRVELRGFGTFSARTRDARTGRNPRTGEAVEVDSTNVPYFKPGKEMRQRLNA
- a CDS encoding UrcA family protein; the encoded protein is MAIILWRDQRQSTAEKIMKLLVLLSAAVLSACAGDTSAVAFPPRMVVAYRDLRLDAADDRARLVRRVDLAAGSFCKAYDPMDPDTRFDAQLASERNCPGAAAILLAQHMPANVRRAYRAGRREQGPSRIPAMRKPKRPASNWRRLGAEAGATAPAFRCRVLIAPNLQRETYSPVHIVERRRRSM
- a CDS encoding Crp/Fnr family transcriptional regulator, with translation MANLTDLEERALRELGPIETQRRRGETFQREGDQLSGFHLHNAGWISSSIVLRGGRRLIQKVHLPGDILGTPSMALQTAAHTLTCITDAVTAYVPYTRFRDLYTLAPRVAALFTMAVQIERLSLIDMLAAVGHASARARLSRLLLDLRARLAPLGLVEDDAFDLPLTQEVLGDLLGLTSVHVNRTIRDMEREGLIARSDHRIKLVDVAKLQNLSPLPLRQLAFEPPWLPPRA